CTTGTTGCGTCCGCCGCTCTCGACGGCGCCAAAAGCCGCGCGTTGCAGAAAGCTCGGCACCGCCGCCGTGCCGACTACGGCCAGCGCGCCGTTGCGAAGAAAAACTCGACGGGTGATGGACATGACGACAGCTCCTAGCTGCTAGCTCCTAGCAAATCTGGCTCCTATGCATTCTTAAGAATCTCGACGCGACTTTTTAAGTACGAAGCAATATAGCGGTCTTGTTTAGCTGGCAGCTAGAAGCTAGCAGCTATCTCTTCTGAAACTCCGGCGAACCCAGCAACAACCCAGCCATCGTGCTCGCGTCAGGCGGATGCGGCGCGTCGGGCTTGCGCTGCGGCAATTTCATCGCATCGCCGCGAGCCTTCGAATCCTGCATCCCCGCGTCCGGCATCGCATTCTTCGTCGGGGCCTCGATCTGCGCGATGATCGAGTCGTGTGTCTGCTTCGACACATCGCCGGCGAGCAACTTCGCTTCCAGCGCGGCAAGTGCAGTAGTGGCATCTGGCGGTGGAGGCGGACCTCCGGCCAACTGCACGGCATCCACTTTCACGCCGCGAACTTTGCCGCCCGTCAGGCCCAGCGCGAAATTCATGCGGCCGAGCAATGCCGACGAACTCACCCAGGTATCGGCCTTCATCGAATATCCGGTGGGGGGCTGCGCCGAGTAGAGAGGCATGCCCAGGTTGCCGATCTGCCGCGCGAGAGGAAAGGCATCGTCAACGTTGGCGCCCGTCGCGCGCACCGCCGATGCGACAAATTCCAAAGGCGTTTTCACTTTGGCGCGATAAGCCGTGTCGGCCCAAAACTCCGGCGAATGGAACAGCGTGCTCAGGACTTCGCGAATGTCGCCCTTCTTCTTCTCGAAGGTTTTCGCCATGCGCTCGACAAGCGCGGGCGGCGGATCGTCGGAGACGAAGCGCTGCGCCAGCTTCAACGAAATAAAATGCGCAGTCTGCGGACTCGTCGCGAGCATGTGCAGCACTTCCCTGCCTTCGTCTTCGCCCCTGGGCTTGATTTTGTGTCCCAGCACAAACTTCGGGCCAGGCTCGTGCATGCGGGGATCGTAGCGGAAACCCAGGCCTTCATAGGGCTTCTCGATCGTCCAGCCGGTGAAAACTTTGGCGACTTCGGTGACATCGCGCTGCGAGTAGCCGCCGTTCACGCTGAGCGTGTGCAGTTCCAGCAACTCGCGGCCATAATTTTCATTCAGCCCTGTCTGTTTCCGCTTCCCGTTCGGATTCGCTCCTGGCCGCTGTTCAGGATAAGGAAAGCGCCGCGGACGGCCGTACGGTCCATAGCCGCCGCGCATGGGCCGCGCAGGAATTCCCTGCGCCTGCTGGGAATTCGGTCCGACGCTCATCCAATTGTCCAGATAAAAAAGCATCGCCGGACTCTTCGCTGTGGCCAACAGCAGATCTTCAAACTTGCCCAGCGCCCGCGGACGAATCACTTCCTGCTCATAGTTGGTGAGGAACTCGCGCTCCGGACCCTTGCCGACGAAGACGTTGAAGTGATTGAACCAGAAATCGGTCATCACCTGTTCCAGTTGACGGTCGCTGTAGATGGCTCGCAACAGCTTGGCTTGAACCAGTTCCGAGAGCACCACGGCCTGCGGATTGTTCATGGCCATCAGCGTTTCTTTCTGCTTGGGGTCCATGCCATCGAGAAAATTTTCGCCCTTGCCGCGCAGGGAGTCGGAGAATTCCAACTGCTCGCCGGTAGACATCGACATGACTTTCTTGTAGCGCTGGTCAGGCGAAAGATCGAGCAGTCCCTGCACTTTCAAATCGCCATAAAGACGATCTTCGCGGCGGCGGGCGGCCTCGGCATCGTCCAGGGGCTTGGTCCCGGCTTTAGGCGCCATCGTCATTTCGTTGGCAGATGCGGTTGTTGCGCTCGCCGGCTCTGTGCTCATCATGTTTCCGTCTGCGGCCGGCTCAGCGGTAGCAGCGGCGGCAGCGGCCAGCTCTTCCGCTGTCTTCGCAGTATCGCTCGCAGCCGGTCCAGCCGGAGCGGACACAGCAGCCGCGGCTTCCTCTTTGCGTCCCTTCTTTTCCTGCTTTTCCTGCATGCGCGCGATTTGCACTTCAACCACGGCGCGTCTCGCAGGATCGGATGGCATGGACCGCTTACCTTCCATGATCTGCTTGATCACCTGGTTGTCGGGAAATTCCTCGACGATTTCTTTCGAACTCATGCGCAGCGTCCGAAAGGGCGCAAGACGCGCCTCGACAGCGCTGTCGGAAATTTTCTCCGGATGCAACTGCTGATCGATCCAGCGGTCGACCCCGATCGCGGCCACCTGCTGGACGTCGCCGAGCCGCGGACCGAAGGTGAGGCGATTCAGCGCATGCACGGCCCGTTTCTGTTCGGTGAGCGCAGTATCGACCGCCTGGTCTTTTTTCTTCGCGAGCAATTGCGGGACGGCCCAGGCGAAACTCAGGCACGCAGCAACCAACGCAACCTTGCCGACGCTTAATCTCATCGCGCTGAATTTCATGAGGCGGGCTCTCAGGAATCACTCCCCAACAAAGTAGGTGCTCTCATTATGAACCCTTGGGGGAGAAAAAGTTGCGATTGGACCGGATTCTCGGAGAATCCGAAACTAACCGGGGAATAACGGCTTTGGGAGCACGATTAGCAGCGGATTGGAAGTCTCGAGCCTAATGGCCGCTTTCTTTGGCCAAGTACATCCTGCCGCGCGAGACTTTGTGTTGCAAAGTAGCGGCCAGCTGATCGATGTCGGCGGCCGCGATGTTCACCGACATGCCTTCCAGCAGTGGCGCTCGATTGCTGCGCACGGCGTCGCGGCGCACTTGAATCAGCAATCCCTGCACCACATTGGGATCGTATTTCTCCGGCGCCATGCGCACCAGATCGCTCAGGGCGCTGCCCACCGACAGCGGAGCGCGATACGGACGCGCGCTGGTCATGGCGTCGAACGAGTCGGCAAGGCCCACAATACGCACCGCCAGAGGCACGTCATCCTGAACCAGTTTGTCGGGATAGCCGGAGCCGTCGCTGCGCTCATGGTGCCAGCGCACGGACTCGGGAATCTTCGGCCAGGGAAACTGCACGCTGCTGACGATCTGGTGGCCGACGGTGGTGTGGTCGGCCATCTCGCGAACTTCGTCGGGATCGAGCGCGCTGGCTTTGCCGAACAGGCGGCGATCGACCGCGACTTTTCCAATATCGTGAAGGTATCCCGCGCTGCGCAGCGCAGCCACTTCGCCCGGGTCCATGCCCATCGCCTCGCCGATAGCGGCGGCGTAGCGCCCGACGCGCAACGAGTGGCCGTGAATGTTGACGTGCTTCACATCGATGGCAGTGGCAAAAGCTTCGAGCGCGTTGTCATAGAAACCGTGCAGCGATGCCATCAGCCGCAGATTTTCCGAGACCCGCTGCGCGATGGTCTGCGTGAGTGCGTGATTCTGCACCGCCAACGCAACGTAGCTGCACAGCATTTCCAGCGCGTCGAGTTCGCTGTCTTCGTACAGCGCGTCACCAGGACGCCGGCCCAGAGCGACGACTCCCGCCAGTCGCCCACCCGCTTTCAGAGGGGCAAGGCATTTGAACAGTTCCGGCGCGACGTTGCCGTTGGAACTGAGGAACACCGAATACGTCGACGAGTTGAGAACAATGGGGCCGCGCGCCGCGGTGAGCGCATGCACATGTTTGGGCAGGAGAGGAATGAAGGCGGGATCGGGCATCAGGGCAAATCCCTGTGCCGCGGCCGCGGTCAGCATCGCGGGCTTGTCGTTGAACAGTAGGAGCGCACCTTCGCGCGCGCCCGCCGCTTCCATGATGGCCGACAGCATCAGCCGCGACGTTTCCGAGAACTCGCGCTCCGCCGTCAGCGCGGGACCGAGTTCGGAAAGCGCCTCAACCGTTTGCAGCAGCCGCCGTAAATTGTTGGTCCGAATCGCCACTGACGAAGTGGGAGCCAGATCGCAGAGCAACATGAGCGTAGCATGCGGGGAAGGCCCTGAGCGAGACTTCGTGTTGGTTAGTTTGATGCGGTAGTGGCGAAGATGGAAATGTGGTGACGAAGCTGATTCCGCCACGGGCGTGCCATCGCGGGCATTGGTGGGGAAACTTGTACAGCGTAAAGACTACGGCGAAGAGCGTTAACCACAGAGGACACAGAGTTCCACAGAGGCTTTTTTCTTCCCCTGTGTTCCTCAGTGCCCTCTGTGGTTAAGGATTTTGACTTAGAAATGGTCGCGCAGCTCGGCAAAGCGGCCAATGATCAGCAATTTCTGCCGTGGCGGAGCGGGATTCACTTCTTCGTGCTCCAGGATCCATGTATCGCCATGTGGAATGAAGATGGCGTGGAGGCCGGCGGCGAGCGCGGGATTGATATCGGACTTCGGGCTGTTTCCCACCATCCACGTGCACTCGCAGGCAAAGCCGTATTTTTCAACCAGGCGCGCGTAGGCCTCCGGATTTTTCTCGGCCACGATTTCAACGGCCGCGAAATATTTCTTCAATCCCGAGCGCTCGACTTTGCCGCTCTGTTCAGCGATGGCGCCCTTCGTCACGAGAATCAAACGATGACGCTCGGATAAATACTGCAAGGTTTCGGGCACTTCCGGCAGCATCTCGATCGCATGATCGGTAATAGCGTGCGTAAAACTCAAGACCTGGGCATGCAACTCAGCCGTAACGGGCTCGACGCTCAGGCGTTCAAAAGTCTTCACTAACGCGTGCGCAAAGCTGTGCAGGCCGTAGCCGTGCGTCACGATGCACTCGCGCTCCACGTCGTTGAGCACTCCGCGCACCTGCTCCGGCGAGAATTCGTGGTGATTCAAAAACGAAATGAAGCGCGCGATCGCCCGCTCGAAGTAGACATTGTTCTCCCACAGCGTATCGTCGGCGTCGATGAGGAGAGTTTGGGGCGGCAAGCTTTTGGCTCTTGGCTTTTAGCTCTTAGCTTTTGGCTCAACCCCAACGTCTGATTACTGGGGAAGAAACCTGGATCACATCATGCAGAGCAAGAAAGCTGCGCGTCGTTCCAAAAGATGCAAGGTAATAAGCTAAAGGCCAAGAGCTAAGAGCCAATAGCGACTTCCCTCACACCCAATCCACTTTCGCCTCCGGCCCGATGATGCCCGCCTTGTGCCCCATGTCAAGCAGGCGGCGGACGGCTTCGCGACCGTCCGGGCCATAGTCGAGCGTGCGCTCGTTCACGTACATCCCGATGAACTTGTCGGCGGACTGCGTGTCAAGATCGCGCGCGAACTGCATCGCGTACGACAAAGCTTCCTCGCGATGATCGAGCCCGTACTGTATGCTCTCGCGCAGAGCGGCAGAAACCAGCGGCATCAACTCCGGCCCGAGGGCGCGGCGAATCGCATTGCCTCCCAACGGCAACGGCAGGCCGGTCACTTTTTGCCACCAGCGGCCGAGATCGACAATGCGGTGCAGGCCCGACTTGTCATAAGTCAGCTGGCCTTCGTGAATGATCAGGCCAGCTTCATATTTTCCTTCGAGCACCTGCGGAATGATCTGGTCGAACGGCACGACCTCGGTCTCTACTCCGGGAGCGAATAACTGCAAAGCCAGATAAGCCGTTGTAAGCGTACCCGGCACGGCGATCTTCTTCGTTTTGATTTCGTCGGTCGTGAACGCGCGCGGCGAAACGATCATGGGGCCGTAGCCCTCGCCCACGCTGCCGCCGCAGGTCATCAGCGCGTATTTGTCGTGCACGTAGGGATAGGCATGAAACGAAATTGCGCTCACATCGTAGACGCCCTCGCGCGCTTTTTGGTTCAACGTCTCAATGTCGCAAAGCGTATGGGTGAAACGCAGACCCGGCGTGCGGACCTTGTTCGTGGCCAGGCCGTAGAACATAAAGGCGTCGTCGGAGTCGGGGCTGTGAGCCACGGTAATTTCTCGAACTTGACCGGAGGCACTGCTGCCCGGCGCTTTTGCGGTTTCGGATACTGCTGTCATCTTGAACTCCAATAGAAACACAAGCGGGGATATCCTATGCCCGCAGGGCTAAAGCCCGATTCCCTTCGGCACAGTACGCGGCCCTGAAGGGCCGCTCTTCCACGAGTCGCCGGACCAGGTAAACGAATCTATCGCCTAACTGCGCCGCGCCAGCGAGTCGCAATCGCGGCAGCGAACATTACTTTGATGACTTCCGCGGCGAGGAACCAGTACAGGCCGAGATACGCCGCCTTGGCCAGCGAATGCGTGAACGCATAAAGCCAACTCAAACCGCCGGCGAAGAGCAACAACTCCGCCAGAAGACCTCCGAGCGCGGCACGCACGAACGACTTTTCTCCGCGCTCGAAAACATATCCCGCCAGGAACGCGACGAACGGATACACCATCAAGAATCCGCCGGTCGGTCCCAGCAACTGGGCGATCCCTCCCGGACCGGTGGGATTGAACACCGGCAACCCGACCGCGCCTTCCACCAAGTAAAGTGCCAGAGCCGCAAAGCCGCGGCGGCTGCCCAGCATCAGCCCGACCAGCAGTACGCCTAGATTCTGCACCGTCAGCGGCACTGGTGTGAGCGGCATCAGGGGAATCGTAATGCGCGCGCACAACGCCACCACCAGGCTCGCGCCCACGACGAGCGCGACCTGTCGCGAGGCTTCGAGAGCCCGCTCTTGCGGAGTTTCCAAAACTCGAATTGCTGACTTTGCCATGTCGATCTCCAAGCCGCTTTCTGATCTCAGCGTTTTATTTCAACGCCTCATCCTCATCGATCACCGCTCAATGCTGTCCGTGCGATGCTTTGCTTCGCGCGAGGGATCTTCCTGCGAAGCCTGCCCTTTCTGGAGATTCCGCCGCAAGTGCATATACAAGGCAATCGCCACACACACTACCACCAGCGTGCTCACGCCCAGGATCAGGAACCACCAGATCATTCGCACAGCAGGCTAGGATATCAGAACGACAGCTTCCAGCTGCTGCCTTCTAGCGGCTAGCGAAAACAAAACCTTTGGCTAGATGGAAGAAGCATGGAAAATACAAATAGAAGCCGCCGTACGATCATGTTTTCAAGGTTAGCGGGTTTGAGCTCGGAGCTAGGAACTGGCCAGCGCCTTCCGCCGCTCGCGCATGGTCTCGACTCGCTTCAAGGTGAATTGCAGGCGGTCACGTCCCCATTTCGTGCGCGTGATGGCTTTCTCAATGCTGAGGAAGATGTTCGGGTCATCCATCTTTGCGCGAATTTCCTTGAGGTATGGATAAATCTTCGCAAAAATGAGAAACATTTCACCGCTAAAGGGCGGTTGCAGAAAAAGTTCCTCGTTCAATGCACCGGTCAGTACCAATGACGCGACAATTCCCCAGTAGCCGCCCACTTGGCGCATCCAGGCGTTTTCTTGCGTCCCCATCGCCCAAACCAATTTGAGGCAGTCGTCGGCGCTTTCTGGGAAAAACTGCTCCACGTACCACTTCCGGGCTTTGCGCATCTCGGCCTCGCGGCGCAGATCGTAGAGCTCAAGGATCAGATGAGCATCGGCTGTGGTCGGTTTCTTGGCCATAGTTTTCTCCGTGTAATTTTTAGATTTGGCGCTCGCCTTCCGGAAGCCCGAAGCCGAGAGCCGGAAGCCGTCTTGATCACGCTGTGGTCGCAGCCGCTTCCGGCGGTGGAGGCGGCGCTGGCCGCTCGTAA
Above is a window of Candidatus Sulfotelmatobacter sp. DNA encoding:
- a CDS encoding DUF1800 domain-containing protein; translation: MRLSVGKVALVAACLSFAWAVPQLLAKKKDQAVDTALTEQKRAVHALNRLTFGPRLGDVQQVAAIGVDRWIDQQLHPEKISDSAVEARLAPFRTLRMSSKEIVEEFPDNQVIKQIMEGKRSMPSDPARRAVVEVQIARMQEKQEKKGRKEEAAAAVSAPAGPAASDTAKTAEELAAAAAATAEPAADGNMMSTEPASATTASANEMTMAPKAGTKPLDDAEAARRREDRLYGDLKVQGLLDLSPDQRYKKVMSMSTGEQLEFSDSLRGKGENFLDGMDPKQKETLMAMNNPQAVVLSELVQAKLLRAIYSDRQLEQVMTDFWFNHFNVFVGKGPEREFLTNYEQEVIRPRALGKFEDLLLATAKSPAMLFYLDNWMSVGPNSQQAQGIPARPMRGGYGPYGRPRRFPYPEQRPGANPNGKRKQTGLNENYGRELLELHTLSVNGGYSQRDVTEVAKVFTGWTIEKPYEGLGFRYDPRMHEPGPKFVLGHKIKPRGEDEGREVLHMLATSPQTAHFISLKLAQRFVSDDPPPALVERMAKTFEKKKGDIREVLSTLFHSPEFWADTAYRAKVKTPLEFVASAVRATGANVDDAFPLARQIGNLGMPLYSAQPPTGYSMKADTWVSSSALLGRMNFALGLTGGKVRGVKVDAVQLAGGPPPPPDATTALAALEAKLLAGDVSKQTHDSIIAQIEAPTKNAMPDAGMQDSKARGDAMKLPQRKPDAPHPPDASTMAGLLLGSPEFQKR
- a CDS encoding HD domain-containing phosphohydrolase translates to MLLCDLAPTSSVAIRTNNLRRLLQTVEALSELGPALTAEREFSETSRLMLSAIMEAAGAREGALLLFNDKPAMLTAAAAQGFALMPDPAFIPLLPKHVHALTAARGPIVLNSSTYSVFLSSNGNVAPELFKCLAPLKAGGRLAGVVALGRRPGDALYEDSELDALEMLCSYVALAVQNHALTQTIAQRVSENLRLMASLHGFYDNALEAFATAIDVKHVNIHGHSLRVGRYAAAIGEAMGMDPGEVAALRSAGYLHDIGKVAVDRRLFGKASALDPDEVREMADHTTVGHQIVSSVQFPWPKIPESVRWHHERSDGSGYPDKLVQDDVPLAVRIVGLADSFDAMTSARPYRAPLSVGSALSDLVRMAPEKYDPNVVQGLLIQVRRDAVRSNRAPLLEGMSVNIAAADIDQLAATLQHKVSRGRMYLAKESGH
- a CDS encoding HAD family hydrolase, encoding MPPQTLLIDADDTLWENNVYFERAIARFISFLNHHEFSPEQVRGVLNDVERECIVTHGYGLHSFAHALVKTFERLSVEPVTAELHAQVLSFTHAITDHAIEMLPEVPETLQYLSERHRLILVTKGAIAEQSGKVERSGLKKYFAAVEIVAEKNPEAYARLVEKYGFACECTWMVGNSPKSDINPALAAGLHAIFIPHGDTWILEHEEVNPAPPRQKLLIIGRFAELRDHF
- a CDS encoding MqnA/MqnD/SBP family protein, which gives rise to MTAVSETAKAPGSSASGQVREITVAHSPDSDDAFMFYGLATNKVRTPGLRFTHTLCDIETLNQKAREGVYDVSAISFHAYPYVHDKYALMTCGGSVGEGYGPMIVSPRAFTTDEIKTKKIAVPGTLTTAYLALQLFAPGVETEVVPFDQIIPQVLEGKYEAGLIIHEGQLTYDKSGLHRIVDLGRWWQKVTGLPLPLGGNAIRRALGPELMPLVSAALRESIQYGLDHREEALSYAMQFARDLDTQSADKFIGMYVNERTLDYGPDGREAVRRLLDMGHKAGIIGPEAKVDWV
- a CDS encoding biotin transporter BioY, giving the protein MAKSAIRVLETPQERALEASRQVALVVGASLVVALCARITIPLMPLTPVPLTVQNLGVLLVGLMLGSRRGFAALALYLVEGAVGLPVFNPTGPGGIAQLLGPTGGFLMVYPFVAFLAGYVFERGEKSFVRAALGGLLAELLLFAGGLSWLYAFTHSLAKAAYLGLYWFLAAEVIKVMFAAAIATRWRGAVRR